The following proteins come from a genomic window of Bacillota bacterium:
- a CDS encoding trehalase family glycosidase — protein sequence GTQAFGRLWDDGEGLYFSLDAIAGSPIRVPTSAAFLPLYAGIPDTTAAQHLAFHLEAWGRAVNFLVPSLAPNQPRFDPRRYWRGPVWLNVNWMIEQGLTRYGHLELARRVREDTLRLLAASGFREYYHPQTGEGLGGRGFAWSAAVALLWFS from the coding sequence AAGGCACCCAGGCCTTTGGGCGGCTGTGGGACGACGGTGAAGGCCTCTACTTCTCCCTCGACGCCATCGCCGGCAGCCCGATCCGGGTACCCACCTCGGCAGCCTTCCTGCCGCTGTATGCAGGGATACCCGACACCACCGCTGCCCAGCACCTCGCATTTCACCTGGAAGCCTGGGGGCGGGCCGTCAACTTCCTCGTTCCGAGCCTGGCTCCGAACCAGCCGCGTTTCGACCCTCGCCGCTACTGGCGTGGCCCCGTCTGGCTCAACGTGAACTGGATGATCGAACAGGGGCTGACCCGGTACGGCCATCTCGAACTCGCCCGGAGGGTGCGTGAGGATACGCTGCGGCTCCTCGCCGCCTCCGGCTTTCGCGAGTATTACCACCCGCAAACTGGAGAAGGGCTGGGCGGCAGAGGCTTCGCCTGGAGCGCGGCCGTCGCGCTGCTGTGGTTCTCGTGA